In Desulfopila inferna, the DNA window AGAATGTTGTGGCCTTGAAGACTGGATGAAAAGCCATCGAAATCAATAAATTCCTTGCTTATGTTCACAAATGACTGCTAACATGAGGAAATTCCGATAGCACCATATAAAAACATGACCTCCTGCAGAGGCTGATTTTGCGCAGGCCGACAACCGCCGCCCAGGATTTCTCCGCAGCATTGTGGAAGATCGCGATAAATAGAGAGATTACTTTTTCCGGTGGTTCAATTCATCACCCTTGCCAAACGAGGAAATGATGCAGCTTGAGTTACAAAACATCTCCAAAATGGTCGGCAAAGAACTGCACATCGCCGACGTAACCCTCACATTTGAATCGGGCTCGCTGAATATCCTTCTGGGGCCGACACTCTCCGGCAAGACCAGCCTGATGCGACTGATGGCCGGACTTGATAAGCCATCTTCGGGTAAACTGCTTATCGACGGCCGGGATGTTACCGGGATCCCGGTGCAGAAACGCAATGTCGCCATGGTCTATCAGCAGTTCATCAATTATCCTAATCTGAGCGTTTACGAGAATATCGCCTCCCCGCTGAAAATAGCCGGGACCGCCAAAAAAGAGGTAAAGACAAGGGTTCACGAAATAGCCGAACTCCTTAAATTGTCCGATATGCTTGGACGCATGCCGATGGAACTATCAGGAGGCCAACAGCAGCGTACCGCGCTGGCAAGAGCCCTGGTCAAGGGAGCAAACCTGGTACTGCTCGACGAACCCCTGGCTAATCTCGACTATAAACTGCGCGAAGAACTGCGCGAGGAACTTCCCCGTATCTTTTCAGCAACCGGCGCCATATTCGTCTACGCCACCACCGAACCTTCCGAGGCACTGCTGCTTGGCGGTAATACCGCGGCGCTTCATGAGGGCCGGGTGTATCAGTTCGGGCCGACACTGGAGATTTTCCATCGGCCTGAAAACCTCCTTACGGCACAGACCTTTTCCGACCCGCCGCTGAATCTGCTGCCGGTGACCAAACTGAACAACCGCATGCTCTTCAAGCATGTCGAAATCCCCCTGATCGGCGAGTTGCCGCGGCTTGCCGATGCCGACTATACCATCGCCTTCCGTCCTCATCATCTTTATCTTGAGCCGACATCGGCGCAGGCCATCGGCGTCAAGGCCAGGGTGATTGTCACCGAGATCACCGGATCCGACAGTTATATTCATGTAGATATCGCCGGGTTGCGCTGGGTTGTGCTGGCACATTCCATCCATTCATTCGAAATTGAGGAAACCATTGAAGTCTTTCTTGATCCTGACAGATTCTATGTATTTGATGATAACGATGACCTGGTAGTGGCACCTGCCCACCTGTCGCCTGCTTGAGAAAAAAGATGGCCAATATCACTCTAAAAGAAATTGCACACTCTTATTCGGGTCCTTCAACAAATCCCGATGATTTTGCCCTGAAAAGCCTTGACCTCACCTGGAGGGACGGCAACTGCTACGCTCTTCTCGGCCCATCAGGCTGTGGCAAAACAACACTTCTCAACATTATTTCCGGTTTACTGACACCTACTCTTGGCGATGTTCTTTTCGATGACAGGGTCGTCACTACCCTGGCGACTGAACAGCGTAATATTGCCCAGATATTCCAATTTCCGGTAATTTACGACACTATGACGGTTTTTGAGAATCTGGCCTTTCCCCTGAAAAACAGAGGGCGCAGCCGCAAGGAGATAGAGCCGAGGGTTATAGAACTTGCCCGAATACTGGATCTGGATAAGGAGCTCTACAGCAAAGCGCAACACCTCACCGCGGATGCCAAACAGAAAATATCCCTGGGCAGGGGACTGATTCGTCAAAGCGTCAATGCTATCCTTTTCGACGAGCCTCTGACCGTGATCGATCCCCACCTGAAATGGGAGCTGCGCTCGCAGCTTAAACGGCTTCACAAAAAGTTCGGCTTCACCATGATCTATGTGACCCATGACCAGACGGAAGCGCTCACCTTTGCCGACGAGGTGGTGGTGATGTATGAAGGTAAAATCGTGCAGGTGGGCACACCTGAAGCTCTTTTCGAAAACCCTGAACACACCTTTGTCGGTTATTTCATCGGTTCACCCGGCATGAACATAATCGCCTGTGAAGTTTCGGGCAACAGGATGAGGGTGGAAGGACACGATATCGCCTTGAAGCGGAAATATGGCGATCTCTCTAATTTCCGTAAGATTGAACTCGGTGTGCGCCCGGAATACATGAGTCTTAAGCCTCCGGGATCGGAAGGCTTGGCGGTAAGAATACATAAAATTGACGATATCGGACCATATAAGATTGCCAGGGTCAGTTTCAACAGCAGTGTCTTCAATGTTATCGTCCCCGAGTTTATGGAAGTCGCCGGGGATACGGGCACTATCGTTTTTGACCTTGATCATATCAATATCTATGGAGATGACAATTTAATAACGGGAGAGGAGCTGTGATCAAAAAACAGGTTAATCAGAAGGCATGGTTTATGGTCCTGCCGGTTTTTCTTCTGGTGGCCTTCAGTGCCATCATTCCCCTGATGACGGTGGTCAATTATTCGGTGCAGGATACCTTCGGCAACAATGTCTTCTTCTGGGCGGGACTCGACTGGTTCAGGGATTTACTGCATTCCGAACGCTTTCACGACTCTTTTCTCAGGCAGCTGCTTTTTTCAGGCATCATTCTTGCCATCGAAATACCTTTGGGGATAATCATCGCCCTGTCCATGCCCAGGAAAGGCTGGGGTGTACCGGTCTGCCTGGTTACCATGGCCCTGCCGCTCCTCATTCCCTGGAATGTGGTGGGTACCATCTGGCAGATCTTTGCCAGGGTCGATATCGGACTACTCGGCCATACCCTGGCCGCACTGGGTATTGACTACAACTACACCCAGGATCCGCTGGCGGCCTGGATCACCGTCGTTATCATGGATGTCTGGCACTGGACCAGCCTGGTGGTGCTGCTCTGCTATGCCGGACTCTGCTCGATTCCCGAAGCCTACTATCAGGCAGCCAAAATCGACGGCGCTTCCCGGCTTGCCGTTTTCCGCTATATCCAGCTTCCCAAAATGCAGCGGGTGCTGCTGATCGCCGTGCTGCTGCGCTTCATGGACAGTTTTATGATCTATACCGAACCCTTTGTCGTCACCGGCGGCGGCCCCGGCAACTCCACCACCTTTCTCTCCATCGACCTGGTCAAAATGGCGATCGGACAGTTTGACCTGGGACCCGCTGCAGCAATGTCGTTAATCTACTTTCTGGTCATCCTGCTGCTCTCCTATGTCTTCTATACGGTGATGAGCAATGTCGGCGTCGAAAGCGGCCAGAAAAGTGGCCCGAAAGGAGGAAATTAAACATGAAACTCAAGTGGCTGATCCCCTTCGTCTATATCATCTTTCTGCTGCTTCCCATCTATTGGCTGCTCAACATGAGCCTGAAAACAAACTCGGAAATTCTCTCGGTCTTCAGCATCTGGCCCCGGAATCTGACCTTTGCCAACTATGCAGTGATCTTCAATGATTCCTCCTGGTATTCAGGATATATCAATTCGATGATCTATGTCTCCATCAACGTCGTTATTTCCGTGACCTTTGCTCTGCCGGCAGCGTATGCCTTCTCCCGCTACTCCTTTGTCGGCGACAAGCATCTTTTTTTCTGGCTGCTGACCAACAGGATGGCGCCGCCCGCAGTTTTCGCCCTGCCCTTTTTTCAGCTCTACTCCTCCATTGGACTCTTTGATACCCATATCGCCGTGGCCCTGGCCCATTGTCTGTTCAATCTGCCTCTTGCCGTCTGGATTCTTGAGGGCTTCATGTCCGGCGTTCCCAAGGAAATTGACGAAACAGCCTTTATCGACGGCTACTCCTGGCCTCGGTTTTTTCTTAAGATATTCGTGCCCAATATCGCCTCGGGCATCGGAGTCACCGCCTTTTTCTGTTTTATGTTTTCCTGGGTCGAACTTCTTCTCGCCAGAACACTCACCGCCGTCGAGGCCAAACCTATTTCTGCGATCATGACCAGAACGGTTTCCGCCTCTGGTCTCGACTGGGGAGTTCTTGCCGCAGCCGGTGTGCTCACCATCGTTCCGGGGACGCTGGTGATCTGGTTTGTCCGCAATCATATTGCCAAGGGATTTGCCCTTGGCCGGGTCTAGAGGAGGAATATCATGAACCTGAACTGGATGGCCTGGACCAAACCCACGGCCACTTTTTTCCTGATAATTCTTACCCTGCTTGTCTGCATGACTATCTGGGAAATGAAATCTCCCGGCGGTGCTCCCCGCCACGGTGTACTGGGGTTTGAAACCACACGCGGAGACCGCCTTTTTATTTCATTGTTGGGTTCTGCCTATATCCACATTTTCTGGCTGGGACTTCTCAGCATCAATCTGTGGTGGGCCATGGTGCTGTCACTCATTTACGCCCTGTGCGTATTTAAGTGGGTATAAAAGTGGCATTTCCCTTTACCGGATTCTCTTGCCGGGAAGGGCAATATCACCGATTCGTTGTTGGTATTTTGCTCCATTACCTTAAACCTTGAGCGAATGGGAAATGGGGAATGGAAAAATTCAAAGAACAACAGAGGAGAAGGACAATGATTAAACAATTGGCAACAGCTGCTGCAATGGTTGCTCTCCTGGCCGGACCTGGAAGTTTGCAGGCCGGCACCGAGGAGGCACAGAAGTGGGTAGACACTGAGTTTCAGCCGTCGACTCTGTCCAAGGCTGAGCAGATGAAAGAGATGGAATGGTTTATCAAGGCGGCAGAACCCTTTAAAGGTATGAATATCAATGTCGTCTCGGAAACCATTACCACCCATGAATATGAATCCAAAACCCTTGCCAAGGCTTTTACGGAAATAACCGGCATAAATCTGACTCATGACCTGATCGGTGAAGGCGATGTTATCGAGAAACTGCAGACCCAGATGCAGTCCAACAAGAATATCTATGACGCCTACATCAACGACTCTGATTTGATCGGTACCCACTTCCGCTATCAGCAGGCTGTGCCGCTGACCGACTGGATGGAAGGCGAGGGCAAGGATGTAACCAATCCCATGCTTGATATCGATGATTTCATGGGTATATCATTTACCACCGGGCCGGACGGTAAGCTCTATCAGCTCCCCGACCAGCAGTTCGCCAATCTCTACTGGTTCCGCTATGACTGGTTCAAGCGTCCGGATCTGCAGAAACAATTCAAGGATGCCTACGGCTATGAGCTGGGCGTTCCCGTCAACTGGTCGGCCTATGAAGATATTGCCGAATTTTTTACTGAGACAGTCAAGGAAATAGACGGCAAAAAGGTCTATGGCCATATGGATTATGGCAAGAAAGATCCATCACTCGGCTGGCGTTTTACCGATGCATGGCTCTCCATGGCCGGTGCCGGCGATGAGGGAATTCCCAACGGCCTGCCCGTCGATGAGTGGGGGATCCGCGTGGATGGCTGCCGGCCTGTCGGCTCGACCGTTGCCCGCGGCGGTGCCACGAATGGTCCGGCGGCAGTATATTCACTGACCAAATATATCGACTGGTTGAAAAAGTATGCACCCCCCGAAGCTGCCGGAATGACTTTCTCGGAAGCAGGTCCTATTCCTGCCCAGGGTGAGATTGCCCAGCAAATTTTCTGGTATACCGCCTTTACCGCCGATATGGCGCAACCGGGTACCCCCGTCGTCGATGAAAACAACAATCCTAAATGGCGCATGGCACCTTCTCCCCACGGACCATACTGGAGCGAAGGCATGAAGCTTGGCTATCAGGATGCGGGTTCCTGGACCCTGATGAAATCGACTCCGGTTGACCGCCGCAAGGCCGCCTGGCTCTATGCCCAGTTCGTCGTCTCCAAATCCGTCAGCCTGAAGAAAACCCATGTAGGACTTACCCCGATCCGGGATAGTGACATCTGGCATGAATCTTTTACCGAACGAGCTCCGAAATTGGGCGGTCTCGTGGAATTTTACCGCAGTCCGGCCCGTGTGCAGTGGACACCAACAGGCACCAATGTTCCCGACTACCCCAAACTTGCTCAACTCTGGTGGCAGAATGTTGCCGATGCGGTTACAGGCTCGAAAACTCCCCAGGAGGCCATGGATTCTCTTGCTATGCAGCAGGACAAGGTAATGCAGCGTCTGGAACGCGCCGGTATCCAGGGTGAATGTGGACCCAAACTGAATGAAGCCAAGGATCCTTCTTATTGGTTCAATATGCCGGGTGCCCCCAAGCCGAAGCTGGCCAATGAAAAACCTCAGGGCATGACCATTGATTATGACGAGCTGGTCAAAAGCTGGGAAGCGGCAAAGAAAGAATAGCACAACGATATAGAAAATATCATATGCTGCCGCAATAAAAACCAGGAGGCCGGCTTGCGATATGGCCGGCCTCTTCTATGTTGTAAATCGTTACCTGATTACCCCTTATCCTCAGCTCCTCAGGCCGAGCCGGAAAATTCCTGAGTTTCAGGGGTAATCAGAAATAGTTATTACAGAAAAAGGTATTTGTTGTCAAAAAAGGACCCGGCTGCCCGCCGGATTTATTTTACTCGAAGGAGAAGGCGATGTCCCCCCATGTTCTTGCCATTGATCAGGGTACAACCTCCAGCAGGGCTATCATTTTTGATGACCGTTTTGAGATTATCGCTGTTGCCCAGCAGGAGTTTGAGCAGTTTTTCCCGCAATCCGGCTGGGTCGAGCATGATCCGGAAGAGATCTGGCAGACCTGTCTGACCACCTGTCATCAGGCGTTGCACCAGGCCGGTTTGAGTGCTGGAGACATCGCCACCATCGGCATAACCAATCAACGCGAAACCGTCATCATCTGGGACCGCGCAACAGGCCGGCCAATCCACAAGGCTATCGTCTGGCAGGATAGAAGAACGGCAGGGTTTTGCAATGAGCTGATGGAAAAAGGTCATACCAGGATGTTTGCCGATAAAACCGGACTGCTGATCGATGCCTATTTTTCCGCAACCAAGGTTCGCTGGCTCCTCGATAATGTCGAAGGAGCACAGGCCAGAGCGGAAGCCGGGGAGCTGGCATTCGGCACGATCGACTCTTTCCTCATCTGGCGGTTGACCGGGGGCAAAACCCATGTCACCGATGCCACCAATGCTTCCCGTACCCTGCTTTATAATATCCACGATAATTGCTGGGATACCGCTATCCTCGAGTTGCTGAATATACCGGCAACGCTTCTTCCCGAAGTCCTGGATTCTTCCGATGATTTCGGAGTGACGGCGCCGGGGATTTTTGATGTCCCTCTTAAAATACAAGGTGTTGCCGGCGATCAACAGGCCGCTCTGGTGGGCCAGGCCTGTTTTGAGCCGGGAATGATAAAATCCACCTACGGCACCGGTTGTTTTGCGGTCCTCAATACAGGTGAGGATCCGGTCATCTCAAACAATCGACTGCTGACTACCATAGCTTACCGTCTTAATGGCAGGACAACCTATGCTATAGAAGGTTCGATATTCATCGCCGGGGCTGCGGTCCAGTGGATGCGCGACGCTCTCGGGGTTATTGAAGAGGCATCGATGACTGCTGAACTGGCAGCCAAGGCCGATCCTGCTCAGGATGTCTACCTTGTCCCGGCCTTCACCGGGCTTGGAGCCCCCTATTGGGATCCCGATGCCCGCGGCGCCATCTTCGGGATAACCCGCGGTACCACTCCTGCCGAGCTTTCCCGGGCGGCATTGGAGTCGGTATGCTACCAGACCAGGGATCTGCTTGAGGCAATGAAGGGCGACTGGCCCGATCTCGCCGCCAATACCGTCTTACGCGTAGACGGTGGCATGGTCGCCAATGACTGGACCATGCAGTTTTTAGCCGACATTCTCGATGCTCCTGTAGATCGGCCCGTCATCCTCGAAACCACCGCGGTAGGGGCAGCATATCTGGCCGGTCTGCGAGCCGGCATCTATCCTTCCCCCGAGGAATTTTCCTCCACCTGGAGACTGGACAGACAATTTCTGCCGCATCTCTCCAGTGAAATACGGCAACGCAAATACAAAGGTTGGAAGGATGCCGTCAGGCGGACGCTGACAAATTACTAACCCAACAGAGCTGTACTCTTCACAGAACCCCTTTGAGGGATATCAGTGCCTTGGCAGTATGCTTAACGGGCCTACTTTTTATGTACTTTCCATTTTCTTGTTTTCATGAACAGCTTCATGGGAGTAAGGCACTAATATATCACGTTATTTGCAGTACGTGATTCTTTAACGTCCTGAGGTGGAATATGACGAGCGATACCTTTGGACGAGAAAGCAACAACGTCGTCCTTTCAGGACTTGGAGAATGGGGGGCTGTCCGGTGGTTTTAAGAATCCCGAAGGGATTGGGGCGTATAGCCGGTGTTTTCAACCACCGGAAACATTGCGCACACACCATGAGTCCTGAAAGGACGACGTTAAGGAGCAACGACAGTCATGGGAAGCACATTGAC includes these proteins:
- a CDS encoding ABC transporter ATP-binding protein; this translates as MMQLELQNISKMVGKELHIADVTLTFESGSLNILLGPTLSGKTSLMRLMAGLDKPSSGKLLIDGRDVTGIPVQKRNVAMVYQQFINYPNLSVYENIASPLKIAGTAKKEVKTRVHEIAELLKLSDMLGRMPMELSGGQQQRTALARALVKGANLVLLDEPLANLDYKLREELREELPRIFSATGAIFVYATTEPSEALLLGGNTAALHEGRVYQFGPTLEIFHRPENLLTAQTFSDPPLNLLPVTKLNNRMLFKHVEIPLIGELPRLADADYTIAFRPHHLYLEPTSAQAIGVKARVIVTEITGSDSYIHVDIAGLRWVVLAHSIHSFEIEETIEVFLDPDRFYVFDDNDDLVVAPAHLSPA
- the glpK gene encoding glycerol kinase GlpK; amino-acid sequence: MSPHVLAIDQGTTSSRAIIFDDRFEIIAVAQQEFEQFFPQSGWVEHDPEEIWQTCLTTCHQALHQAGLSAGDIATIGITNQRETVIIWDRATGRPIHKAIVWQDRRTAGFCNELMEKGHTRMFADKTGLLIDAYFSATKVRWLLDNVEGAQARAEAGELAFGTIDSFLIWRLTGGKTHVTDATNASRTLLYNIHDNCWDTAILELLNIPATLLPEVLDSSDDFGVTAPGIFDVPLKIQGVAGDQQAALVGQACFEPGMIKSTYGTGCFAVLNTGEDPVISNNRLLTTIAYRLNGRTTYAIEGSIFIAGAAVQWMRDALGVIEEASMTAELAAKADPAQDVYLVPAFTGLGAPYWDPDARGAIFGITRGTTPAELSRAALESVCYQTRDLLEAMKGDWPDLAANTVLRVDGGMVANDWTMQFLADILDAPVDRPVILETTAVGAAYLAGLRAGIYPSPEEFSSTWRLDRQFLPHLSSEIRQRKYKGWKDAVRRTLTNY
- a CDS encoding DUF2160 domain-containing protein — protein: MNLNWMAWTKPTATFFLIILTLLVCMTIWEMKSPGGAPRHGVLGFETTRGDRLFISLLGSAYIHIFWLGLLSINLWWAMVLSLIYALCVFKWV
- a CDS encoding ABC transporter substrate-binding protein; protein product: MVALLAGPGSLQAGTEEAQKWVDTEFQPSTLSKAEQMKEMEWFIKAAEPFKGMNINVVSETITTHEYESKTLAKAFTEITGINLTHDLIGEGDVIEKLQTQMQSNKNIYDAYINDSDLIGTHFRYQQAVPLTDWMEGEGKDVTNPMLDIDDFMGISFTTGPDGKLYQLPDQQFANLYWFRYDWFKRPDLQKQFKDAYGYELGVPVNWSAYEDIAEFFTETVKEIDGKKVYGHMDYGKKDPSLGWRFTDAWLSMAGAGDEGIPNGLPVDEWGIRVDGCRPVGSTVARGGATNGPAAVYSLTKYIDWLKKYAPPEAAGMTFSEAGPIPAQGEIAQQIFWYTAFTADMAQPGTPVVDENNNPKWRMAPSPHGPYWSEGMKLGYQDAGSWTLMKSTPVDRRKAAWLYAQFVVSKSVSLKKTHVGLTPIRDSDIWHESFTERAPKLGGLVEFYRSPARVQWTPTGTNVPDYPKLAQLWWQNVADAVTGSKTPQEAMDSLAMQQDKVMQRLERAGIQGECGPKLNEAKDPSYWFNMPGAPKPKLANEKPQGMTIDYDELVKSWEAAKKE
- a CDS encoding carbohydrate ABC transporter permease, with the translated sequence MVLPVFLLVAFSAIIPLMTVVNYSVQDTFGNNVFFWAGLDWFRDLLHSERFHDSFLRQLLFSGIILAIEIPLGIIIALSMPRKGWGVPVCLVTMALPLLIPWNVVGTIWQIFARVDIGLLGHTLAALGIDYNYTQDPLAAWITVVIMDVWHWTSLVVLLCYAGLCSIPEAYYQAAKIDGASRLAVFRYIQLPKMQRVLLIAVLLRFMDSFMIYTEPFVVTGGGPGNSTTFLSIDLVKMAIGQFDLGPAAAMSLIYFLVILLLSYVFYTVMSNVGVESGQKSGPKGGN
- a CDS encoding ABC transporter ATP-binding protein, producing the protein MANITLKEIAHSYSGPSTNPDDFALKSLDLTWRDGNCYALLGPSGCGKTTLLNIISGLLTPTLGDVLFDDRVVTTLATEQRNIAQIFQFPVIYDTMTVFENLAFPLKNRGRSRKEIEPRVIELARILDLDKELYSKAQHLTADAKQKISLGRGLIRQSVNAILFDEPLTVIDPHLKWELRSQLKRLHKKFGFTMIYVTHDQTEALTFADEVVVMYEGKIVQVGTPEALFENPEHTFVGYFIGSPGMNIIACEVSGNRMRVEGHDIALKRKYGDLSNFRKIELGVRPEYMSLKPPGSEGLAVRIHKIDDIGPYKIARVSFNSSVFNVIVPEFMEVAGDTGTIVFDLDHINIYGDDNLITGEEL
- a CDS encoding carbohydrate ABC transporter permease — encoded protein: MKLKWLIPFVYIIFLLLPIYWLLNMSLKTNSEILSVFSIWPRNLTFANYAVIFNDSSWYSGYINSMIYVSINVVISVTFALPAAYAFSRYSFVGDKHLFFWLLTNRMAPPAVFALPFFQLYSSIGLFDTHIAVALAHCLFNLPLAVWILEGFMSGVPKEIDETAFIDGYSWPRFFLKIFVPNIASGIGVTAFFCFMFSWVELLLARTLTAVEAKPISAIMTRTVSASGLDWGVLAAAGVLTIVPGTLVIWFVRNHIAKGFALGRV